One window from the genome of Lysobacter helvus encodes:
- a CDS encoding phosphoglycolate phosphatase → MSASQQASAPRFPRAVLFDLDGTLLDSAPDMLATVNAMRAARGRGPMAMDALRPVVSKGARAMAAAAFPDVDADERNGWIPEFLEIYERELGHHGELFDGVAEMLAALEADGCAWGIVTNKPEYLARKLMPLLGWETRCAVLIGGDTLPQRKPHPLPLLHAADAMGVAPADCVYVGDDERDIAAARAARMRSVVALWGYRLDEDDPQAWQGDVLVETPRQLLDAAAWPA, encoded by the coding sequence ATGAGTGCATCGCAGCAAGCCAGCGCGCCCCGCTTCCCGCGCGCCGTGCTGTTCGACCTGGACGGCACGCTGCTCGACAGCGCGCCGGACATGCTCGCCACGGTGAACGCGATGCGCGCCGCGCGCGGACGCGGCCCGATGGCGATGGACGCGTTGCGCCCGGTCGTGTCGAAAGGCGCGCGCGCGATGGCCGCGGCCGCATTCCCCGATGTCGATGCCGACGAGCGCAACGGCTGGATCCCCGAGTTCCTCGAAATCTACGAACGCGAACTCGGCCACCACGGCGAACTGTTCGACGGCGTCGCGGAGATGCTCGCCGCGCTCGAAGCCGACGGCTGCGCGTGGGGCATCGTCACCAACAAACCCGAATACCTCGCGCGCAAGCTGATGCCGCTGCTCGGCTGGGAAACGCGCTGCGCCGTGCTGATCGGCGGCGACACGCTGCCGCAGCGCAAGCCGCATCCGCTGCCGTTGCTGCACGCGGCCGACGCGATGGGCGTCGCGCCCGCCGATTGCGTGTACGTCGGCGACGACGAACGCGACATCGCCGCCGCGCGTGCTGCGCGCATGCGTTCGGTCGTCGCGCTGTGGGGCTATCGCCTGGACGAAGACGATCCGCAAGCGTGGCAGGGCGACGTGCTCGTCGAAACGCCGCGCCAGTTGCTGGACGCCGCTGCGTGGCCGGCGTGA